One segment of Marvinbryantia formatexigens DSM 14469 DNA contains the following:
- a CDS encoding GNAT family N-acetyltransferase — protein sequence MIRKAVLDDIDLIEDTYNEHFKYEIEHEAYTVFKKGVYPTRADAERAINLKTMFVYEENRSIGGSIIIDKVQPTEYADIPWKGNFSKDEVMVIHLLMVRPSMSGKGIATLLIGYAVELAKTYNCKTLRLDTGSQNIPAVSLYKKNGFEIVASAPKKVGDVIAHKNHLYLERVL from the coding sequence ATGATTAGAAAAGCGGTTTTAGATGATATAGATTTGATTGAAGATACTTATAATGAACATTTCAAGTACGAAATAGAGCATGAAGCCTATACCGTATTTAAGAAGGGCGTGTATCCAACGAGAGCAGACGCGGAACGCGCCATAAACTTGAAAACAATGTTTGTATATGAGGAAAACAGAAGCATTGGCGGGAGCATTATTATTGATAAAGTTCAGCCAACAGAATATGCCGATATTCCGTGGAAAGGTAATTTCTCTAAAGATGAAGTTATGGTAATTCATCTTCTTATGGTGCGTCCGAGTATGTCTGGAAAAGGGATTGCAACTTTACTTATAGGATATGCTGTTGAATTAGCGAAAACCTATAATTGTAAAACTTTGCGTTTGGATACAGGAAGTCAAAATATTCCGGCGGTGTCTTTATATAAGAAAAATGGATTTGAAATAGTTGCAAGTGCGCCTAAAAAGGTGGGAGATGTAATTGCACATAAAAATCATCTCTACCTTGAAAGAGTTTTATAA
- a CDS encoding MBL fold metallo-hydrolase — MMKIETIQTGWTLVSSSVPDRSKHRWKKAYSRLFQSKNSRIKVPVKCFYVTVADHAFLIDAGWSEQVVDNAKRHLGFGLNFASEPVMLKTESANHQLKGKPVDCILMTHLDCDHVSGVHDFTEKKIICAREEYEYAHKNGIRYGKILKGLTFEYIDFRADTQAIFGKSSDVFGDGSVIAYLTPTHSAGSVIYKIMENGKYYLVVGDNGYMKASWEKGILPGPLYNADNMMKCLKWIKGKSKDKNCLGVLCAHEHM; from the coding sequence ATGATGAAGATTGAAACAATACAAACCGGCTGGACATTAGTTTCAAGCAGTGTACCAGATCGGAGTAAACATAGATGGAAGAAAGCATACAGCCGGTTATTTCAAAGTAAAAACAGTAGAATAAAAGTACCGGTAAAATGCTTTTATGTTACGGTGGCAGACCATGCTTTTTTAATTGATGCAGGATGGAGCGAGCAGGTTGTGGACAACGCAAAAAGACATCTTGGGTTTGGATTGAATTTTGCAAGTGAGCCGGTGATGTTAAAGACGGAATCTGCAAACCATCAACTTAAAGGGAAACCGGTAGACTGTATTTTGATGACACATTTAGATTGTGATCATGTCTCTGGAGTGCATGATTTTACAGAGAAAAAAATAATCTGCGCAAGAGAAGAATATGAGTATGCACATAAGAATGGTATTCGATATGGAAAAATATTAAAGGGTCTGACATTTGAGTATATTGATTTTAGGGCGGACACTCAAGCGATTTTTGGTAAATCTTCAGATGTTTTTGGAGATGGCAGTGTTATTGCATACCTGACACCCACACATTCTGCCGGAAGCGTGATTTATAAAATTATGGAGAATGGAAAATATTATCTTGTGGTTGGAGATAATGGCTATATGAAAGCGTCGTGGGAAAAAGGAATTCTTCCGGGACCTTTATATAATGCAGATAACATGATGAAATGTTTGAAATGGATAAAAGGAAAAAGTAAAGATAAAAATTGTTTGGGAGTATTATGTGCTCATGAACATATGTAA
- a CDS encoding class I SAM-dependent methyltransferase: MSERVKPTISGSAETMLQSFYARAQYSKSKHNKFYDAKAVELVDKIDYDFSTAAKDSTMGKGVIARTIVFDELVKNFIEKNPDCTVVNIACGLDTRFYRMDNGKITWYNLDLPETIAIRNQIFEESGRVSTIGISALDPAWSKEVKVRGKMLFIIEGLSMYLTAEENGKILKIIKDNFDNAYILMECLAKTWVKKEGIEKSIQQTGSKFVFGADHFEELGNMTTGYHKIKDDNILRGMELFSSVYKFFALLPVAKKFTQKILIFEKD, from the coding sequence ATGAGTGAAAGAGTAAAACCCACTATCAGTGGTAGTGCTGAGACAATGCTTCAGAGCTTCTATGCCAGAGCCCAATATTCCAAAAGTAAACATAATAAATTCTATGATGCAAAGGCGGTAGAATTAGTCGACAAAATTGATTATGATTTTTCTACAGCAGCCAAGGATTCTACGATGGGAAAAGGGGTAATTGCCAGAACTATCGTTTTTGATGAATTGGTAAAGAATTTTATAGAGAAAAATCCTGATTGTACGGTGGTTAACATTGCCTGTGGTCTGGATACGAGATTTTATCGCATGGATAATGGTAAAATTACCTGGTACAATCTGGATCTGCCAGAAACGATAGCAATCCGCAATCAGATTTTCGAGGAATCCGGACGTGTTTCTACGATAGGAATTTCTGCACTTGATCCTGCATGGTCAAAAGAAGTAAAAGTGCGGGGGAAAATGCTTTTTATCATTGAAGGATTATCAATGTATCTGACAGCAGAAGAAAATGGTAAGATATTAAAAATAATAAAGGATAACTTTGATAATGCCTATATTCTTATGGAATGTCTGGCAAAGACATGGGTAAAGAAAGAAGGAATAGAAAAATCCATACAGCAAACAGGCTCAAAATTTGTTTTCGGGGCAGATCATTTTGAAGAACTTGGGAATATGACGACAGGATATCACAAAATAAAAGATGATAATATTCTTCGTGGCATGGAGTTATTTTCATCTGTATATAAATTTTTTGCATTGTTGCCTGTTGCAAAAAAATTCACGCAAAAGATTCTGATATTTGAAAAAGATTAA
- a CDS encoding CarD family transcriptional regulator — MFEVNNYVVKYNSGVCKVEDVLDGQKADFKDNKMYYLLIPLAEKSARIYIPLERGEKVLRRVLTYEEATELISRIPSIGMEFSQNDKLRELEYKEALQSLDCERMVQIIKDIYGRKKRREIRGKKTTATDEKYFRQAEHALYMELAFSLGCREEDIPGLITEKIKTGDKRES; from the coding sequence ATGTTTGAAGTAAATAATTATGTTGTAAAGTATAATTCGGGAGTTTGTAAGGTGGAGGACGTACTGGACGGGCAGAAGGCGGACTTTAAGGATAACAAAATGTATTATCTGCTGATCCCGCTTGCTGAGAAAAGTGCCAGAATTTATATTCCGCTGGAACGGGGAGAAAAGGTGCTGCGCAGAGTGCTTACGTATGAAGAAGCGACGGAGCTGATTTCACGGATCCCTTCTATCGGCATGGAATTTTCACAGAATGATAAGCTGCGGGAGCTGGAATACAAAGAGGCGCTTCAGAGCCTGGACTGTGAGCGTATGGTACAGATTATCAAGGACATTTACGGGCGCAAAAAGAGACGTGAAATCCGCGGAAAAAAGACCACGGCAACTGATGAAAAATACTTCCGGCAGGCGGAACATGCCTTATATATGGAGCTGGCTTTTTCGCTTGGCTGCCGGGAAGAAGATATTCCAGGACTGATTACGGAAAAAATAAAGACTGGCGATAAGCGGGAATCGTAA
- a CDS encoding ATP-binding domain-containing protein, translated as MEQKKTFRPVPGLEREDEEKQLAEILSIAQENLERTEEHIGELSEELHDLMETYGPKDKEGLSLLHNTQSQLRENQRDLLRCRKARKKPYFGRIDFRDSHAPQAESYYVGRVGIAKDGSEPVVIDWRAPVASVYYENALGRCRYTVKNEGVYEIDLQRKRTYEIENDRLKDFFDSDVVANDELLTKYLAKSKKAVLGEIIATIQKEQNAIIRKSPKTNLIVQGVAGSGKTTVAMHRISYILYNYEEEFRPEDFYIIGSNRILLNYITGVLPDLDVYGVSQMTMEQLFVRLLYEDWNPELYHVCPVDKKDANACMKGSYAWFHDLENYCREYERRMIPTGDVYLERDDDASVGEAHPAKKSADSVEGAHPAKESSDSVEGAHPAKKKVPLREAACPAKNEDILLLSGSVIEDYLTQNVQMSVQQKINMLNEILSAKLENELTGKYVSYTGAEKKELKRKYRRYFGKDTWKGSIYTVYQEFLQAQREAGKAIPHVTDCFDVYDLAALAYLYKRIKETDGIREASHIIIDEAQDFGMMAYGALAYCLRGCTYTIMGDVSQNIYFGYGLNDWEELQKLILTGTFDSFGLLKKSYRNTVEISDFATDILRHGNFPIYPVDPVKRHGNPVRVESCSDENNMIQKAADIITGWQREGHETVAVICRDEEESAAVSDMLGKKILLEDSNLETAEFGSGVMVLPVEYTKGLEFDAVLLYHPSAAHYPAEDSYVKLLYVAATRALHELAVLHTGDLTELIGKPVSEEKRMRSLENQIPKQARRFDDVEISAREQALLDVKQGDRERAMRGYIGPKAIKVQTPGRNDNADAGNRIGLHGEKKPEAGETGAPGMDSVPGIENRTPGRYSMSGTGNRRMGATGIGNGQTGAPGTGIRRTGIAGIGNGQTGASGTGIRRTGAAGIGNGQTKAPGTGGTEEINMSPYRFGDIPDNSILRPRGHSRIDCAVRMVRKTKQHIDMISSYGILRLTVLKDAILRVQFRRGQTADFEEGPWNYRGTEPVSWTAKEGRNLVEIATGKLVVRVEKKTGALQFYDKKGVLLLAEKAQLPRQMETAAGYQSWIYFDWQKNEKLVAKGVLAEQTERLSQKARYISFGGRSLRMPLLYSSKGYGIGVAAKGAVLCCAIPMYGPYLYTEGEKQIDYYFLYGGNYETVLGQYRLL; from the coding sequence ATGGAACAAAAAAAGACATTTCGTCCGGTTCCCGGTCTTGAACGGGAGGATGAAGAGAAGCAGCTTGCAGAGATTCTTTCCATAGCGCAGGAAAATCTGGAGCGCACAGAAGAACATATCGGGGAGCTGTCAGAGGAATTGCACGACTTAATGGAGACCTACGGTCCGAAGGACAAGGAAGGTCTTTCACTTTTGCATAACACGCAGTCGCAGCTCAGGGAAAATCAGCGTGATTTGCTAAGATGCCGGAAGGCGAGGAAAAAACCATATTTCGGGCGTATTGATTTTCGTGATTCGCACGCTCCCCAGGCGGAATCCTATTATGTGGGACGCGTGGGAATAGCGAAGGACGGTTCGGAGCCGGTGGTGATAGACTGGCGCGCTCCGGTGGCATCGGTTTATTATGAAAATGCGCTTGGGCGCTGCAGGTATACCGTAAAAAATGAAGGCGTTTATGAAATTGATTTGCAGCGTAAGAGAACTTATGAAATTGAAAATGACAGGCTGAAGGATTTTTTTGACTCGGATGTGGTGGCAAACGACGAGCTGCTGACGAAGTATCTGGCGAAAAGCAAGAAAGCAGTGCTGGGAGAAATTATTGCGACAATACAGAAGGAACAGAATGCGATTATCCGAAAATCCCCTAAAACCAATCTGATCGTACAGGGGGTGGCGGGTTCCGGAAAAACGACCGTGGCGATGCACCGCATATCTTACATATTGTATAACTATGAGGAGGAATTCCGACCGGAGGATTTCTATATTATAGGGAGCAACCGGATTCTGCTGAATTATATCACCGGCGTACTGCCGGATCTGGATGTGTACGGTGTTTCCCAGATGACAATGGAGCAGCTTTTTGTCCGTCTGCTTTACGAGGACTGGAATCCAGAGCTTTATCATGTCTGCCCGGTCGACAAAAAGGATGCTAACGCCTGCATGAAGGGAAGCTATGCGTGGTTTCACGATTTGGAAAACTATTGCCGGGAATATGAAAGACGCATGATTCCGACGGGGGATGTATATCTGGAAAGAGACGACGATGCATCCGTGGGAGAGGCGCACCCGGCGAAGAAAAGTGCGGATTCTGTGGAAGGAGCGCATCCGGCGAAGGAAAGTTCGGATTCTGTGGAAGGAGCACACCCGGCGAAGAAAAAAGTGCCTCTTAGGGAAGCAGCGTGTCCGGCAAAGAATGAGGATATTCTTTTACTAAGTGGGTCTGTTATCGAGGATTATCTTACACAAAATGTGCAGATGTCTGTTCAGCAGAAAATTAATATGTTAAATGAGATACTTTCCGCAAAGCTGGAGAATGAGCTGACCGGGAAATATGTCTCTTATACCGGAGCGGAGAAAAAAGAGCTGAAGAGAAAATATCGCAGATACTTTGGAAAGGATACCTGGAAGGGCTCCATCTATACCGTTTATCAGGAGTTTTTGCAGGCGCAGCGGGAAGCTGGCAAAGCTATACCGCATGTTACAGATTGTTTTGATGTATACGATTTGGCGGCTCTGGCGTATCTTTATAAGCGCATCAAAGAAACGGACGGAATCCGTGAGGCAAGTCACATAATTATTGATGAGGCACAGGATTTCGGTATGATGGCGTACGGGGCACTGGCTTACTGCCTGCGCGGGTGCACTTATACGATTATGGGAGACGTCTCACAAAATATTTATTTCGGATATGGTCTGAACGACTGGGAGGAGCTGCAGAAGCTGATACTTACCGGAACCTTTGACAGCTTTGGCCTGCTGAAAAAAAGTTACCGGAATACGGTGGAAATCTCAGACTTTGCCACAGATATCCTGCGGCATGGAAATTTTCCGATTTATCCGGTCGACCCGGTGAAAAGGCATGGAAATCCGGTGCGCGTAGAGAGCTGTTCTGATGAAAACAATATGATACAAAAAGCGGCTGATATTATTACCGGGTGGCAGCGGGAAGGACATGAGACCGTTGCGGTAATCTGCCGCGATGAAGAAGAGAGTGCAGCAGTAAGTGATATGCTGGGCAAAAAGATTCTGCTGGAAGACAGCAATCTGGAAACAGCGGAGTTTGGAAGCGGTGTGATGGTGCTGCCGGTGGAATATACCAAAGGACTGGAATTTGATGCCGTTTTGCTTTACCATCCGTCTGCCGCGCATTATCCGGCGGAGGATTCTTATGTGAAGCTGCTGTACGTGGCGGCGACCCGTGCGCTTCATGAACTGGCGGTTCTGCATACGGGAGACTTGACAGAGCTGATAGGGAAACCGGTATCTGAGGAAAAGCGGATGCGCTCACTGGAAAATCAGATTCCAAAGCAGGCGCGCCGGTTTGATGACGTGGAGATTTCGGCGCGGGAGCAGGCTCTGCTGGATGTGAAGCAGGGGGACAGGGAGCGTGCCATGCGCGGCTATATCGGACCGAAGGCAATTAAAGTGCAGACGCCGGGAAGAAATGATAATGCAGATGCCGGGAACCGGATAGGGCTGCATGGCGAAAAGAAACCGGAAGCGGGGGAGACTGGCGCGCCGGGCATGGATAGCGTGCCGGGCATAGAAAACCGTACACCGGGTAGGTACAGTATGTCCGGCACCGGTAACAGAAGGATGGGAGCAACAGGCATCGGAAACGGACAAACAGGAGCGCCTGGCACCGGCATCAGAAGGACAGGAATAGCAGGCATCGGAAACGGACAAACGGGAGCATCCGGTACCGGCATCAGAAGGACGGGAGCAGCAGGCATTGGAAACGGACAAACAAAGGCGCCCGGCACCGGCGGCACGGAGGAAATCAATATGTCACCTTACCGGTTTGGGGACATCCCGGATAACAGCATCCTCCGCCCGCGGGGACACAGCCGCATTGACTGTGCGGTGCGGATGGTCCGCAAGACAAAGCAACATATTGATATGATTAGCAGCTATGGAATCCTGCGTCTGACGGTTCTGAAAGATGCAATTCTGCGTGTACAGTTCCGGCGCGGACAGACGGCAGACTTTGAAGAGGGACCGTGGAATTACCGGGGAACGGAGCCGGTATCCTGGACGGCAAAGGAGGGCAGAAATCTGGTTGAAATTGCAACCGGAAAGCTCGTTGTGAGGGTAGAGAAAAAGACGGGTGCCCTGCAGTTTTATGATAAAAAGGGCGTGCTGCTTCTGGCAGAAAAAGCGCAGCTTCCGCGGCAGATGGAAACAGCGGCGGGATATCAGAGCTGGATTTATTTTGACTGGCAGAAAAACGAAAAGCTTGTGGCGAAAGGGGTTCTGGCGGAGCAGACGGAACGTCTGAGCCAGAAGGCAAGATACATCAGCTTTGGCGGCAGAAGCTTAAGAATGCCGTTGCTGTATTCCTCGAAGGGCTATGGCATCGGCGTGGCGGCAAAGGGAGCTGTGCTCTGCTGCGCGATTCCCATGTATGGCCCCTATCTGTATACAGAAGGAGAAAAGCAGATAGATTACTATTTCCTTTATGGAGGCAATTATGAGACGGTGCTGGGGCAATACAGACTGCTTTAG
- the sigE gene encoding RNA polymerase sporulation sigma factor SigE produces MMIKVAVPDRFQLRMIPSVSDIFWKRTNDIHYIGGSEVLPSPLEPGREAEVIEQLGGRESGEAKSLLIEHNLRLVVYIAKKFDNTGVGVEDLISIGTIGLIKAINTFNPGKNIKLATYASRCIENEILMYLRRTSKTKMEVSFDEPLNVDWDGNELLLSDILGTDEDVIYRDMETEVEYKLLMHAIDKLSDRERMIIQLRFGIGRNDGEEKTQKEVADMLGISQSYISRLEKKIIGRLKKEIARAQ; encoded by the coding sequence ATGATGATTAAGGTGGCTGTGCCGGACAGATTTCAGTTGCGGATGATTCCGAGCGTATCGGATATCTTCTGGAAACGGACAAATGATATTCACTATATTGGAGGCAGCGAGGTGCTTCCTTCTCCGCTGGAGCCGGGCAGGGAAGCGGAAGTAATCGAACAGCTCGGAGGCAGGGAATCGGGGGAAGCAAAATCACTTTTGATAGAACACAATCTGAGACTTGTTGTGTACATAGCGAAAAAATTTGACAATACCGGGGTGGGGGTGGAGGACTTGATTTCCATCGGGACAATCGGACTGATTAAAGCAATCAATACGTTTAATCCGGGGAAGAATATTAAACTTGCAACATATGCATCCCGTTGCATTGAAAATGAAATTCTGATGTATCTGCGGCGAACAAGCAAGACAAAGATGGAGGTTTCTTTTGACGAGCCGCTGAACGTGGACTGGGATGGAAATGAGCTTCTGCTTTCGGATATTCTCGGAACGGACGAGGATGTAATCTACCGCGACATGGAGACGGAGGTGGAATATAAGCTGCTGATGCATGCGATAGACAAACTTTCCGACCGCGAGAGAATGATTATCCAGCTCCGTTTTGGAATCGGCAGAAACGACGGAGAGGAAAAAACCCAGAAGGAAGTGGCGGATATGCTTGGCATTTCCCAGTCCTATATATCACGTCTTGAAAAGAAGATTATCGGGCGGCTGAAAAAAGAGATTGCCAGAGCGCAGTGA
- a CDS encoding sigma-E processing peptidase SpoIIGA, with the protein MYYEIYLDVYFLENLMLYFLILQFAEFIQKDTFSMARKLLASGIGAFGACMLVVFPIHKSRILSVVCSILLCFLTAYTAGKKRGSRSWRKMVFSFCILSLFLGGIWQFFIAYLKLPFWIAAMAGYAAARLLWKYWQKAKAGTGYLYDVTLKRGTAQISLKGLLDSGNQLTEPLTDRPVHIVDYDEICRLLSDVEILELDSFLDMEIGGSMRGGFVYVPYHSVGESRGVLPAMTLDSMEIRHGESAWSTKRVLVAVSRKAVSSRGKYQMILHPRILE; encoded by the coding sequence TTGTACTATGAGATTTATCTGGACGTATACTTTCTGGAAAATCTGATGCTTTACTTTCTGATTCTGCAGTTTGCGGAATTCATACAAAAAGACACCTTTTCAATGGCGAGAAAGCTCCTGGCAAGTGGAATCGGAGCCTTTGGAGCATGTATGCTCGTCGTCTTTCCCATACATAAAAGCAGAATATTATCTGTTGTATGCAGCATATTGCTGTGTTTCCTTACGGCGTATACAGCGGGAAAAAAGCGTGGAAGCAGAAGCTGGCGGAAGATGGTTTTTTCGTTTTGCATTCTGTCTTTATTTCTGGGCGGAATATGGCAGTTTTTTATAGCATATCTGAAGCTGCCGTTCTGGATAGCGGCAATGGCGGGATATGCTGCCGCCAGACTGTTATGGAAATACTGGCAGAAGGCAAAAGCCGGAACAGGGTACCTCTATGATGTCACATTAAAAAGGGGAACAGCGCAGATCTCTCTGAAGGGACTTCTGGACAGCGGAAATCAGTTGACGGAACCGCTCACAGACAGACCGGTCCACATCGTGGACTATGATGAAATCTGCAGACTTTTAAGTGATGTGGAAATACTGGAGCTTGACAGCTTTCTGGATATGGAAATCGGCGGAAGCATGAGGGGCGGATTTGTGTATGTTCCTTATCATTCTGTCGGGGAAAGCAGAGGCGTGCTTCCGGCAATGACGCTGGACAGTATGGAAATAAGGCATGGGGAGAGTGCATGGAGTACAAAAAGGGTACTGGTTGCCGTCAGCAGGAAGGCAGTCAGCAGCAGAGGAAAATATCAGATGATATTGCACCCTCGTATTTTAGAATAA
- the aroD gene encoding type I 3-dehydroquinate dehydratase has protein sequence MDYNLERFRSAQQNYYQTALQEIKAGQKRSHWMWFIFPQIAGLGYSETARYYAIRDMDEAKAYMEDDMLGQNLVEISEALLETESSDAQEVMGWPDNLKLKSSMTLFALAKPECEVFQKVLDKFFHGEPDQKTVEILHDSSAIVYEQKVIGKRKDSSAMSNTVKIRNLILGEGIPKICVPVMGKERRKIACSARNAMEQGPDMIEWRVDYLDNIEDTENICDILRELRSCLGDTPLLATFRTKQEGGEKEISPEAYAHMYHVILKSNLADAIDAELYFDSETVSALIETAHRYGKKVILSSHDFQKTPPREELVNRLEKMQELGGDIAKVAVMPQSSADVLMLLAATEEARRKLQIPVITMSMGATGAVSRMLGEISGSALTFGMAGQASAPGQIPVEDLRGILQKIHFYSTK, from the coding sequence ATGGATTATAATTTAGAACGATTTCGGAGTGCACAGCAGAATTATTACCAGACTGCCCTGCAGGAGATAAAAGCAGGACAGAAACGCAGCCACTGGATGTGGTTTATCTTTCCGCAGATTGCGGGACTGGGTTACAGCGAAACGGCCAGGTATTATGCAATAAGAGACATGGATGAGGCGAAAGCATATATGGAAGATGATATGCTGGGGCAAAATCTCGTGGAAATATCGGAGGCGCTTCTGGAGACAGAATCCAGTGATGCACAGGAAGTGATGGGATGGCCGGATAACTTGAAGCTGAAATCTTCTATGACGTTATTTGCCCTGGCAAAGCCGGAATGCGAAGTATTTCAGAAGGTGCTGGATAAGTTTTTTCACGGGGAGCCGGATCAGAAAACGGTGGAGATTTTGCATGATAGTTCTGCTATTGTTTATGAACAGAAGGTAATTGGAAAGAGAAAGGATTCGTCTGCTATGTCAAATACTGTAAAAATCCGCAATCTGATTCTGGGGGAGGGGATCCCCAAAATCTGCGTGCCTGTTATGGGGAAAGAGCGGAGGAAGATTGCCTGTTCCGCCCGCAATGCAATGGAGCAGGGACCGGATATGATAGAATGGCGGGTGGATTATCTGGACAATATAGAGGATACAGAGAATATATGTGATATTTTAAGAGAGCTGCGAAGCTGTCTGGGCGATACGCCGCTTCTGGCAACCTTCCGCACAAAGCAGGAGGGCGGGGAGAAGGAAATATCTCCGGAAGCGTATGCACATATGTATCATGTGATTTTAAAGAGCAATCTGGCGGACGCGATTGATGCGGAGCTTTATTTTGACAGTGAGACGGTATCCGCACTGATAGAAACAGCGCACAGATATGGGAAAAAAGTGATTTTATCCAGTCACGATTTTCAGAAAACGCCGCCGCGGGAGGAGCTGGTGAACCGCCTGGAAAAAATGCAGGAGCTGGGAGGCGATATCGCCAAGGTGGCGGTGATGCCGCAGAGCAGCGCGGATGTTCTTATGCTTCTGGCGGCAACGGAAGAGGCGCGGCGGAAACTGCAGATCCCGGTTATTACCATGTCTATGGGAGCGACCGGCGCAGTAAGCAGAATGCTTGGTGAGATATCCGGCTCGGCGCTTACCTTCGGCATGGCGGGGCAGGCTTCCGCACCGGGGCAGATTCCGGTGGAGGACTTGCGCGGGATACTGCAGAAAATACATTTCTACAGCACAAAGTAG
- a CDS encoding helix-turn-helix transcriptional regulator — MKLSLAANISKLRKEHSMTQEQLAEALGVTFASVSKWERGVSQTKGY, encoded by the coding sequence ATGAAATTATCTCTTGCCGCAAATATCAGCAAATTACGAAAAGAACATTCCATGACACAGGAACAGCTGGCGGAGGCATTGGGCGTCACCTTTGCTTCTGTCTCAAAATGGGAGCGTGGAGTTTCCCAAACAAAAGGATATTAA
- a CDS encoding MerR family transcriptional regulator, whose amino-acid sequence MLLNEIIKEVGMTKRAVKYYEEKGLLSVDKDSNGYRNYSMQDVKTLKKISVYRKLGIGIKDIQTLLEKDDKSILLRIYQEKLQEKILQDSELEALKQFIDDGNADKANEILDYQTVENAIESLLPGKEWGDYLKGHFKPFLNVRLKTLEQKQALRNILEYCDETTLKVPFIMGIGVKIAGGIAQETRTADEMIAYYRDMSESEYEKLREMLKKGAKMKTGIMKYHPSFVAQRKMQKEFQDKGYNDIFIPNLMVLSPQYAEYKKALDKVNDRMCRELGLHYDSNYNLVIKKLE is encoded by the coding sequence ATGTTATTGAATGAAATTATTAAGGAAGTCGGAATGACAAAGCGTGCAGTTAAATACTATGAAGAAAAAGGATTGTTGTCAGTAGATAAAGATAGCAACGGTTATCGAAACTACTCCATGCAAGATGTTAAAACTTTAAAAAAAATTTCAGTATATAGAAAGCTTGGGATTGGTATTAAAGATATACAAACCCTTTTGGAAAAAGATGATAAAAGTATTCTTTTACGTATTTATCAGGAAAAATTACAGGAAAAAATTTTACAGGACTCAGAACTTGAGGCGTTGAAGCAATTTATAGATGATGGTAATGCAGACAAGGCAAATGAGATACTTGATTACCAAACTGTCGAAAATGCGATTGAGTCGTTGTTGCCGGGAAAAGAATGGGGAGATTACTTAAAAGGTCACTTCAAACCATTTCTTAATGTGAGATTAAAGACTTTGGAGCAGAAGCAAGCCCTACGGAATATATTAGAGTATTGCGATGAAACGACATTGAAAGTTCCTTTTATTATGGGAATAGGTGTGAAAATAGCAGGTGGGATTGCACAGGAAACAAGAACTGCAGATGAGATGATAGCTTATTATCGTGATATGAGTGAAAGCGAATATGAAAAATTAAGAGAAATGCTAAAGAAAGGTGCTAAAATGAAAACTGGCATTATGAAATATCATCCGTCATTTGTTGCCCAGAGAAAAATGCAGAAAGAGTTCCAAGATAAAGGGTATAACGACATATTCATTCCTAATTTGATGGTGCTATCTCCACAGTATGCAGAATACAAGAAAGCCTTAGATAAGGTAAACGATAGAATGTGTAGAGAACTTGGACTGCATTATGATAGTAACTACAACTTAGTTATAAAAAAGCTTGAATAA